The Juglans regia cultivar Chandler chromosome 2, Walnut 2.0, whole genome shotgun sequence genome includes a window with the following:
- the LOC109013325 gene encoding choline transporter protein 1, with protein MRGPLGAVIGRYPSSDGNAQMGGIIRHNRKCRDIAFLVIFIAFWVAMIVNSSFGFNQGNPLRLTYGLDYKGNVCGDKHAKPGLHELELRYWLDPNQVYQSGLKSNQFKLANARSICLLDCPIPLEDQLSWVCDYPEGDIHLSMDDWINRNYDYYEFLTPEMRNSSLQLQGPCYPVIFPSVNVYWSCQFIARASNMSLRHWQQMGGVKINEDIIIDKSIHRSINSRSSVLKRYMADIGKAWPVLIVCGGILPLFLSVIWLLMIRHFVAAMPWITVALFNVLIVSVTMFYYLKAGWIGNNTISPIIGEHDPYIRVYGREINHLRAVAVLMTSIMVVAVLTSIVIVRRIIMATSVLRVAAKVIGEVQALIIFPIMPYTILAIFYMFWFSAALHLFSSGQVIQNNCNTNCCAYDLVSKRVNCDHCCGYSIHYTPHIGVAILFHLFGCYWATQFIIACSSTVIAGSVASYYWAGGETSPEIPFLPVFSSMKRLMRYSLGSVALGSLIVSFVESIRFMLESIRRRLKVSSTTTPDSWIGKAAFHSSRCCLRCIEWTIKSVNRNAYIMVAITGKSFCKASAIATELILNNILRIGRVNVIGDVILFLGKLCVSLSSAVFAFLMLDTHKYRSAHKISSPLFPVLVCWCLGYVVATLFFGVVEMSIDTIILSFCQDSEEHQGTAQYAPPLLIETLNDQNEMQRLTQGPH; from the exons ATGAGAGGTCCTTTGGGAGCAGTGATAGGGAGGTACCCATCAAGTGATGGGAATGCCCAAATGGGTGGGATCATTAGGCACAACAGGAAATGCAGAGATATTGCTTTTCTTGTGATCTTTATAGCCTTCTGGGTTGCTATGATTGTTAACTCCAGCTTTGGGTTCAACCAAGGAAACCCATTAAG GCTTACATATGGTCTGGACTATAAAGGAAATGTGTGTGGTGACAAGCATGCAAAACCTGGCCTTCATGAATTGGAGCTTAGATATTGGTTAGATCCTAATCAGGTTTATCAAAGTGGTTTGAAAAGCAACCAATTTAAATTGGCCAATGCCCGGAGTATATGCTTGTTAGATTGCCCTATCCCCCTTGAAGATCAACTAAGTTGGGTATGTGACTATCCAGAAGGAGATATCCATCTTTCAATGGATGATTGGATTAATAGGAATTATGATTATTATGAGTTCCTTACACCAGAAATGAGGAACTCCTCTCTTCAACTTCAGGGTCCTTGTTACCCTGTAATATTTCCAAGTGTAAATG TTTATTGGAGCTGCCAGTTTATTGCTCGTGCATCAAACATGTCTTTGAGGCATTGGCAGCAGATGGGTGGTGTGAAAATCAACGAGGATATCATAATTGACAAATCTATTCACAGGTCCATCAATTCTAGGTCATCTGTCTTAAAG AGATACATGGCTGATATTGGAAAAGCATGGCCAGTATTGATTGTTTGTGGAGGAATCTTGCCGTTGTTTTTATCAGTGATTTGGCTGCTGATGATTCGACATTTTGTTGCTGCAATGCCTTGGATAACGGTGGCCCTCTTCAATGTTCTCATAGTATCAGTAACAATGTTTTACTACCTAAAAG CTGGATGGATAGGGAACAACACCATCTCCCCCATCATTGGTGAGCATGATCCATACATTCGTGTATATGGAAGG gAGATCAATCATCTTCGTGCTGTAGCAGTTCTTATGACCTCTATTATGGTGGTTGCTGTTCTTACATCAATTGTCATTGTCCGCCGCATCATTATGGCAACATCTGTCCTCAGG GTTGCTGCAAAGGTCATAGGAGAAGTGCAAGCGCTCATAATTTTTCCAATCATGCCATATACTATCCTTGCAATATTTTACATGTTCTGGTTTTCAGCTGCTCTCCATCTTTTCAGTTCTGGTCAAGTCATCCAGAATAACTGCAACACCAACTGCTGTGCTTATGATCTTGTGTCAAAACGGGTAAACTGTGATCATTGCTGTGGCTATAGCATTCATTACACTCCTCATATAGGAGTTGCCATCCTTTTCCACCTATTTGGGTGTTACTGGGCAACCCAATTTATAATAGCATGCTCATCGACCGTGATTGCTGGTTCTGTTGCTTCCTATTATTGGGCTGGTGGTGAAACATCA CCTGAAATTCCATTTCTTCCAGTTTTTTCCTCCATGAAGAGGCTTATGCGGTACAGCCTTGGCTCTGTTGCTCTTGGCTCCCTTATTGTATCATTTGTGGAATCAATCCGCTTTATGCTTGAGTCAATTCGTCGCAGACTGAAAGTTTCTAGTACCACCACACCTGATAGTTGGATAGGAAAAGCAGCATTCCATTCATCTCGGTGTTGCCTCAGGTGTATTGAGTGGACTATCAAGTCTGTGAACCGCAATGCCTACATTATG GTTGCCATCACAGGTAAAAGCTTCTGCAAGGCTTCTGCAATTGCAACGGAATTGATCCTCAACAACATCCTTCGAATAGGGAGGGTGAATGTGATTGGAGATGTTATTCTATTTCTTGGAAAATTGTGTGTCAGCCTTTCAAGCGCAGTTTTTGCTTTCCTCATGTTGGATACCCACAAATACAGATCTGCCCATAAGATCTCTTCCCCGCTGTTTCCTGTATTG GTTTGCTGGTGTCTTGGTTACGTCGTGGCCACTCTTTTCTTTGGAGTGGTGGAGATGTCGATCGATACCATCATCCTTTCATTCTGCCAGGATTCCGAGGAGCACCAAGGGACAGCCCAATATGCGCCTCCCCTTCTCATTGAAACTCTTAATGATCAAAATGAGATGCAGAGACTCACTCAAGGACCCCATTAA
- the LOC109013337 gene encoding putative nuclear RNA export factor SDE5 isoform X1 yields the protein MQAGSSSSSHSDAEKRDLQELLKAFGSAFSLEDIASAYCKARYNVDTAGQILCASLGSTSHGATCTSKDKLECTRSTTSELSSELDGASAMPSEMSSNSILQNSHHGGRHTRLLKSKVRPVSMGTVSGVIAKDYARPRPVTNEYPGSTKPPRLDSKELPISEIWREEVPTSMTGGKGTIHGYVDEFMFKMLGDGFQLDMSVIQEVLGCCGYDVQKSMEKLLDLSASTLEKRDDVVDLADRKSSEKHREQGSACSDEARIMKKSSTESPKRDKDRFVIQKEILEALFTVPERSEEAPKRVQPVRRFRGFGEVVVEPLKDPAIEHAIVTAKPLEVTNDACPRLMHCSRTNCTVFSSIIVPLQIEGGDDNSYEVLRKAVKEYWTTTKEYYQAAVDACIKGEYARANKLREQGHFFNRMAREADEKSAQKLLETSQEDVLSLDLHDQEPKNALRLLRLHLTTFSGIAVLKHLRIIVGNSNEDTNGARKRLILKLLSKESIKWTEDADGRTIMILVDGINPKRLSFWKK from the exons ATGCAGGCAGGTAGTTCATCCTCTTCACATTCTGATGCTGAAAAAAGAGACTTACAAGAGCTGCTCAAAGCTTTTGGCTCTGCATTTTCTCTTGAAGACATAGCCTCTGCTTATTGCAAGGCTAGGTACAATGTAGATACGGCTGGTCAAATACTTTGTGCATCACTTGGAAGTACCTCTCATGGTGCTACTTGCACATCTAAAGATAAATTAGAGTGCACAAGATCAACAACTTCAGAGCTTTCATCTGAATTAGATGGTGCAAGTGCAATGCCTTCAGAAATGTCATCTAACAGCATTCTTCAGAACTCTCATCATGGAGGAAGACATACCAGATTATTGAAGTCAAAAGTACGTCCTGTGTCAATGGGTACTGTTTCAGGTGTCATTGCAAAAGATTATGCTAGGCCCAGGCCTGTAACTAATGAATATCCTGGATCGACAAAACCACCAAGATTAGATTCAAAAGAATTGCCTATCTCTGAGATATGGAGGGAAGAAGTTCCAACAAGCATGACAGGAGGAAAGGGCACTATACATGGTTATGTTGACGAGTTTATGTTTAAAATGCTTGGTGATGGCTTCCAACTAGATATGAGTGTTATCCAAGAAGTTCTTG GCTGTTGTGGTTATGATGTACAAAAG AGCATGGAGAAACTTCTCGACTTGTCAGCTTCAACTTTGGAGAAGCGTGATGATGTTGTGGACTTGGCCGACAGAAAA TCTTCAGAGAAACACCGAGAACAAGGTTCTGCCTGCAG TGATGAAGCTAGAATTATGAAGAAAAGTTCAACAGAATCGCCAAAAAGAGACAAAGACAGATTTGTTATTCAGAAAGAAATTTTAGAAGCATTGTTCACTGTTCCTGAAAGATCCGAGGAAGCACCCAAAAGAGTGCAACCAGTGAGGAGATTTAGAGGATTTGGTGAAGTGGTGGTTGAACCTTTGAAAGACCCTGCTATAGAGCATGCGATTGTTACTGCAAAACCACTAGAAGTTACAAATGATG cATGTCCTCGTTTAATGCATTGCTCGAGGACAAACTGTACCGTGTTCTCATCAATAATTGTTCCTCTGCAAATAGAGGGAGGCGATGATAATAGCTATGAGGTCCTACGTAAAGCAGTGAAGGAATATTGGACTACAACGAAAGAATACTACCAAGCT GCTGTTGATGCATGTATTAAGGGCGAGTATGCACGGGCAAACAAACTTCGAGAGCAG GGACACTTTTTTAACAGAATGGCCAGAGAAGCAGACGAGAAATCTGCTCAAAAGCTTCTTGAAACTAG CCAAGAGGATGTGTTATCTCTCGACTTGCATGACCAAGAACCTAAGAATGCTCTACGCCTACTGAGGCTTCATTTAACTACTTTTTCAGGCATCGCAG TTTTAAAGCACCTTAGGATCATAGTAGGGAACAGCAATGAAGACACCAACGGGGCTCGGAAACGACTG ATTTTGAAGCTATTGAGTAAGGAATCCATAAAATGGACCGAGGATGCAGATGGTCGGACAATTATGATCCTAGTGGATGGGATAAACCCAAAGCGTTTGagtttttggaaaaaatga
- the LOC109013337 gene encoding putative nuclear RNA export factor SDE5 isoform X2, with protein MQAGSSSSSHSDAEKRDLQELLKAFGSAFSLEDIASAYCKARYNVDTAGQILCASLGSTSHGATCTSKDKLECTRSTTSELSSELDGASAMPSEMSSNSILQNSHHGGRHTRLLKSKVRPVSMGTVSGVIAKDYARPRPVTNEYPGSTKPPRLDSKELPISEIWREEVPTSMTGGKGTIHGYVDEFMFKMLGDGFQLDMSVIQEVLGCCGYDVQKSMEKLLDLSASTLEKRDDVVDLADRKSSEKHREQGSACSDEARIMKKSSTESPKRDKDRFVIQKEILEALFTVPERSEEAPKRVQPVRRFRGFGEVVVEPLKDPAIEHAIVTAKPLEVTNDEGGDDNSYEVLRKAVKEYWTTTKEYYQAAVDACIKGEYARANKLREQGHFFNRMAREADEKSAQKLLETSQEDVLSLDLHDQEPKNALRLLRLHLTTFSGIAVLKHLRIIVGNSNEDTNGARKRLILKLLSKESIKWTEDADGRTIMILVDGINPKRLSFWKK; from the exons ATGCAGGCAGGTAGTTCATCCTCTTCACATTCTGATGCTGAAAAAAGAGACTTACAAGAGCTGCTCAAAGCTTTTGGCTCTGCATTTTCTCTTGAAGACATAGCCTCTGCTTATTGCAAGGCTAGGTACAATGTAGATACGGCTGGTCAAATACTTTGTGCATCACTTGGAAGTACCTCTCATGGTGCTACTTGCACATCTAAAGATAAATTAGAGTGCACAAGATCAACAACTTCAGAGCTTTCATCTGAATTAGATGGTGCAAGTGCAATGCCTTCAGAAATGTCATCTAACAGCATTCTTCAGAACTCTCATCATGGAGGAAGACATACCAGATTATTGAAGTCAAAAGTACGTCCTGTGTCAATGGGTACTGTTTCAGGTGTCATTGCAAAAGATTATGCTAGGCCCAGGCCTGTAACTAATGAATATCCTGGATCGACAAAACCACCAAGATTAGATTCAAAAGAATTGCCTATCTCTGAGATATGGAGGGAAGAAGTTCCAACAAGCATGACAGGAGGAAAGGGCACTATACATGGTTATGTTGACGAGTTTATGTTTAAAATGCTTGGTGATGGCTTCCAACTAGATATGAGTGTTATCCAAGAAGTTCTTG GCTGTTGTGGTTATGATGTACAAAAG AGCATGGAGAAACTTCTCGACTTGTCAGCTTCAACTTTGGAGAAGCGTGATGATGTTGTGGACTTGGCCGACAGAAAA TCTTCAGAGAAACACCGAGAACAAGGTTCTGCCTGCAG TGATGAAGCTAGAATTATGAAGAAAAGTTCAACAGAATCGCCAAAAAGAGACAAAGACAGATTTGTTATTCAGAAAGAAATTTTAGAAGCATTGTTCACTGTTCCTGAAAGATCCGAGGAAGCACCCAAAAGAGTGCAACCAGTGAGGAGATTTAGAGGATTTGGTGAAGTGGTGGTTGAACCTTTGAAAGACCCTGCTATAGAGCATGCGATTGTTACTGCAAAACCACTAGAAGTTACAAATGATG AGGGAGGCGATGATAATAGCTATGAGGTCCTACGTAAAGCAGTGAAGGAATATTGGACTACAACGAAAGAATACTACCAAGCT GCTGTTGATGCATGTATTAAGGGCGAGTATGCACGGGCAAACAAACTTCGAGAGCAG GGACACTTTTTTAACAGAATGGCCAGAGAAGCAGACGAGAAATCTGCTCAAAAGCTTCTTGAAACTAG CCAAGAGGATGTGTTATCTCTCGACTTGCATGACCAAGAACCTAAGAATGCTCTACGCCTACTGAGGCTTCATTTAACTACTTTTTCAGGCATCGCAG TTTTAAAGCACCTTAGGATCATAGTAGGGAACAGCAATGAAGACACCAACGGGGCTCGGAAACGACTG ATTTTGAAGCTATTGAGTAAGGAATCCATAAAATGGACCGAGGATGCAGATGGTCGGACAATTATGATCCTAGTGGATGGGATAAACCCAAAGCGTTTGagtttttggaaaaaatga
- the LOC109010534 gene encoding glycine-rich cell wall structural protein 1.8-like has protein sequence MVALRCTIVDFLVLICLSLSSARVLEDTDSYKIPKGHPSSKTFGGEHNAWGVGTGISFGSGNGSSGKGLGTDIGFSSGSGSFSQRVGTGYGFGGQEFEVGYGSGSGGGSGGQGIGTSYGSDSQGFGLGYGSSGSSGSSGQGIGTGYGFGGQGFGTGIGFGSGSSFGGQGVGIAYGYGNGGGFGDQGGGVGVGFGSGFGGQGVGSGYGSGGQGIGAGWGTGIGSGGGSQFGPEFGAGGGYGARGGAGFGSNIGVGFGHKLNSNMKNQGFGACPPNGVFHLIAMAFNLLHLDAVAVKPLFLDHVVNLLHVNATILRASLRA, from the coding sequence ATGGTTGCACTAAGATGTACCATTGTGGATTTTTTGGTCCTCATATGCTTAAGCTTAAGCAGTGCCAGGGTACTTGAGGACACCGATAGTTACAAAATACCCAAAGGCCATCCTTCTAGTAAAACATTTGGAGGAGAACATAATGCTTGGGGGGTTGGTACCGGCATTAGCTTTGGTAGTGGCAATGGCTCTAGTGGTAAGGGATTAGGAACTGACATTGGCTTTAGCAGTGGTAGTGGCAGCTTTAGTCAGCGAGTAGGAACTGGCTATGGCTTTGGTGGTCAGGAGTTTGAAGTTGGCTATGGCTCTGGTAGTGGTGGTGGTTCTGGTGGCCAGGGAATAGGAACTAGCTATGGTTCTGACAGTCAGGGATTTGGACTTGGCTATGGCTCTAGTGGTAGCAGTGGTTCTAGTGGTCAAGGAATAGGAACTGGCTATGGCTTTGGTGGTCAGGGGTTTGGAACTGGCATTGGCTTTGGTAGCGGTAGCAGTTTTGGTGGTCAAGGAGTAGGAATTGCCTATGGCTATGGCAATGGTGGTGGCTTTGGTGATCAAGGGGGAGGAGTTGGTGTTGGCTTTGGTAGTGGTTTTGGTGGTCAAGGAGTAGGAAGTGGCTATGGTTCTGGTGGACAAGGGATAGGAGCTGGTTGGGGGACTGGCATTGGGTCTGGAGGAGGTAGTCAATTTGGACCAGAATTTGGTGCTGGAGGGGGTTATGGCGCAAGAGGTGGAGCTGGTTTTGGTTCAAATATTGGAGTTGGATTCGGGCATAAACTTAATAGTAACATGAAAAATCAAGGTTTTGGAGCTTGTCCTCCTAATGGGGTATTCCACCTGATTGCGATGGCTTTCAACCTCCTGCATCTAGATGCGGTGGCTGTCAAACCCCTATTTTTGGACCACGTTGTTAACCTTCTCCATGTCAATGCAACAATCCTCCGAGCATCCCTCCGGGCATAG